The Thermosynechococcus sp. CL-1 genomic interval TAAACCCGAGAACCCCTCAGGTTACAATGAGAATCCATCTTACCCATCACACTCTATGGACAGCGTCCACTGGCAGCAGGTTCACCACTACACTGACATCCTGTACCACAAAACGACGGGCATTGCCAAAATTACGATTAACCGTCCCCACAAGCGCAATGCCTTTCGTCCCCAAACCATTGTCGAAATGAGTCAGGCCTTTGAGGATGCCCGCAACGATCCCACGATTGGCGTTGTCTTGCTCACCGGGGCAGGCCCCCACACCGATGGTAAGTATGCCTTTTGTGCGGGTGGTGACCAAAGTATTCGGGGTGAGGCAGGCTATCTGGATGATCAGGGGGTAGCACGGCTGAATGTGCTGGATCTGCAACGGCAAATTCGCTCCCTGCCAAAGGTGGTGATTGCCCTTGTGGCCGGCTATGCCATTGGCGGTGGCCATGTGCTGCACTTGGTCTGTGACCTCACCATTGCTGCTGAGAATGCCATTTTTGGTCAAACGGGGCCACGGGTGGGTAGTTTTGATGCGGGGTTTGGTGCCAGTTATCTTGCCCGCATTGTCGGCCAGAAAAAAGCGCGCGAAATTTGGTTTCTCTGTCGACAATATACAGCTCAGGAAGCCTTAGCGATGGGTCTAGTCAATGCTGTTGTCCCCGTTGAGGAGCTGGAGGCGGAGGGGATCCGCTGGGCGCAAGAGATTCTCACCAAAAGTCCCTTGGCCATTCGCTGCTTGAAGGCGGCCTTTAATGCCGATTGTGATGGTCAAGCCGGCCTACAGGAATTAGCTGGCAATGCAACCTTGCTGTACTACCTCACTGAAGAGAGTACCGAGGGCAAAAACGCCTTTTTGGAAAAACGTCCCCCCAACTTTCAGCAGTTCCCTTGGCGCCCCTAAGGGATGCGCTAGAGTAGGAGCATGTGGCATTGGGAGAGTTCGCCATGTGTATCTGTGTTAACTGCGCCCTTGTGGATCGCTGCACCACATACTATGCCGTTGAAGAGCAGCACCAACAGCCCCATCTGACCCTCACACCAGACTTTGACCCGATTGAGCCGACGATCAATATCAACATCCGTACCCAAGGGGAAGAGATTCTCTTGGAGTGGGATGTGGTTGGTTGTGCCAGTTTTGTCGAAGAACAGGGACGGTGGGCAAAACTGCGTCCAGGAGAATTGATTCCCACCTAAATCTGATGGTTAGCCGGCGATCGCGGCAAATCGCGGCAATTTGATGTTCTCTTCTAGCGGCACTCATGGGACAAAGCCGGCTAAGACAACAGCTTGATCTATTTCTGCACGCACCACAGGTAGAAATTAGCCTGCTGGTTTTGCTCCTACTATGGGTACTTTTAGTGGTGGTCGATCTTTTCTGGGTACAGCCCGGCCACCCTAATTTTTTTCTGATGCTGGCGGATTTGCCCCTACGGCTGTGCTTTGTTGTTGAGTTATTCCTACGCTTTGCGATCGCCCGCAAAAAGCAACGATTTTTCCGCCACTACTGGCTTGATCTAGTCGCGATTTTACCGATGCCGCCCCAGTGGCCCCTGTTTCGTCTGCTGCCCCTTTTGCGCCTACCCCGTGCCTCGATTTTGATCAATCGCAACCTACACTACATTTCTCCCCAGATTTCTGGTCTCTACGGTGCCCAAATTTCAGCACTGTTAATCATTGTGTTGATCATGCTCTTTGGGGGACTGGCTTTTTATATTATCGAAGGAACCTCAAACCCAGACATCGAGACCCTTGGGGATGCCCTGTGGTACAGCTTCTTTTCCTTAGTGTCCGCCGAACCCATTGGTGCCTATCCCAAAACCCATGCCGGGCGGATCATTACCCTAGTGGTGGTTTTGTCGGGGCTGACTTTGTTTGCAGTGTTTACAGGGGTGGTGTCTGCCTTCATGGTGCAACGGTTGCAATCAGTCATGAGCATTAAGAACTTTGACTTGGATGAGTTGCGCAACCACATTATTCTCTGTGGCTGGAATCGCAGTGCCCCCCTAGTGTTGCAGGAGTTGCAAACCGATCCCCAAACCCGCCATGCACCGATTGTCATTGTTGCTGAACTTGAACAGTTGCCCTTGAGTGAGTTGCGGAGAGTAGATCAAAATCGCCTCTACTTTTATTCGGGAGACTATACCCGCATTGACGTTTTAGAGAAGGTGCAGATTTACCACGCCTCCCGTGCCATTCTCTTGGCGGATACCAGCCAGCCCCGCAGTGATCAAGACCGCGATGCCCGAACGGTTCTCGCTGCACTGACCATGGAAAAACTCAATCCAACGATTTACACCTGTGCCCAGCTTTTGGATCGCAATAATAATGTGCAACTTCAGGCGGCAGGGGTGGAAGATGTGGTGGTGGCTGATGAAATGGCGGGTCACCTGATTGGCAATGCAGTACGCAATCAAGGGGCGATGGATGTTTTTGCGGAATTGCTAACAGTACAGGTGGGAAACCAATTTTATCGGCTGCCTTTGCCGTCAACGCTGGCAGGCAAAACCTTTTGGCATGCGCAACGACACCTCAAGGAGCAGTACGATGCCCTCTTAGTTGCTGTGGAACGTCGCATTGAGGGGCGTCGCCAGACGGAGATTAACCCACCAATGGACTATGAGCTGCAAGGGGGGGACTATGTGGTTGTGATTGCGCGGCAGTATCCACAGTGGGGATAGGGTGATGGAAATTGCCTCCCAAGTAGAGCTGCCCTTTCCCCGCGAGCACGTCTATCGCACCTATCGCGATCGCCTGCCTGAGTTAGTCAACTGGATGCCCAATGTGCGTAAAATTGAGGTGCAAGAGCGCAGGGAACAGCCTGAGATCTTAGAGATGGTTCTGGTCTGGCATGGGGGTGGCGAAATTCCGGCAGCGGCTCGGGCACTGCTGAGTGAGGCAATGCTCTCGTGGACGGACTACACCCATTGGGACGATCGCCACTATCTTACTCGCTGGCGCATTGCACCCCATGCCTTTACCGAGGCCATTGACTGCCAAGGGGAAAATCAATTCATTGCTGTGGGTGACTCAACAATTATCACTAGCCGAGGTCATCTACGCATTGATCCAAAACGCATTCCGGGGGTACCCTCCTTCCTAGCTGGCATGATTGCTCGCGCTGTGGAGGAGTATCTCGGCCAACGCATCGAACCCAATTTTCAGCAGTTGGCAGCCAGTGTCGCAGCATTTTTGCAGGCAAAGGGGTGAGATTGGCACGATAAGGGGCTGTGGCAAATTGTTGGATGAGAAACTAAACGGGGTAGTTGACGATGAAGGTACTAAAGCAAACGATGAAGGTACTAGAGCAAACGATGAAGGTAATAGAGCAAACAGAGTATCGCTTACGCCTGCGGGAACAGCCTTTGTTTTTTTGGCTCGGTGGTGGGGTGTTGTGTCTTTGTTCTGTTTTCCTCTTGAGTACCCTTCCTTTTGCCAAAATTGAGTGTCAACGCCAAACTCTACCCTATGAGTGTGTTGCCACCACCCCGTTCTTTGTCATTCAACGGCGGGTCAAAATTCCACTCTCGGTGCTGCGACAGGCAAAGTTGGAGGACTACATTGACAGCGAAGGCGATCGCATGTACAGCATTGTCCTTGAGGCTGGGGCTGACTCAATACCCTTGGGCATGCATTCCTCAGATGGGGATAGTCGCGCCGCAATTGTGCAGCAAATTAACCAGTTCCTCAGCAATCCCAACCAAATGCAACTGTCTACTAATGTGGACAATCCTTGGCTAATTCAGATGGTTGTGGGGGTGATCTTTTTGGTGGGGGTGATGGGGGTGAGTCTGATTGTGTTCGCTCCTGCCTTAACCCTCGATCTGAATCGTAGCAGTGGCACATTTACAATTTACCACGGGTATTTTTTCCCCCGAACGAAACAGGAATTGCGCTTGCAGGACATCAAAGAAGTGGCTATTGAGGAGTTGGTGGATTCTAATGGCGATCGCTTCTATCGCGTCGTGATGCACCTCACTTCTGGCGAGACAGTTCCCCTGCGGCAGTACTACAGTAGCGGCTATGACAGCAAGAAAAAACTCGCTAATCTCCTGCGGCAGTTTCTCTATCTGCCACCTCTATAAGTCGTCCTGCGAGTGTGGCGCTGGCCTGTTGATTACACTGAAGATGATGGCATAATGCATTCACGGTCGGTGGGGTTTTGCCCTCAATTATCACTATGCAACCAACGGATCCAACAAAGTTTACTGATAAAGCATGGGAAGCCATTGTTAAGTCCCAAGATGTGGCACGGGAATATCGCAGCCAATATCTGGAAACAGAGCACTTGATGATTGCCCTCCTGCGGGAGGAGGGACTGGGGCAACTGATCTTTGAACGGGCCGATATTGACACTGAATGGGTGCTCAAGCGGCTGATGGAGTTTGCTAAGCAGCAGCCCCGCGTGCCAACGGGAAGCGAACTCTACTGTGGCCGCAGCTTGGATGCCCTGCTTGATGAAGCCAATCGTCTGCGCCAAGAGCAAGAGGATCAGTTTATTTCGATTGAGCATCTTGTCCTCGCATTTGTGGGCGATCGCCGTATTGGTCAACGTCTGTTCCGCGCTTTGAATTGCGATCGCGAGCAGTTGGCGGCCACCGTCAAAGCCATTCGCGGCGCCCAAAAAGTCTTAGACCAAAACCCCGAAAATAAATACGCTGCCCTTGAAAAGTACGGTCGCGATCTCACCGAAGCAGCCCGCCAAGGCAAACTGGATCCCGTCATTGGCCGCGATGAAGAAATTCGCCGCGTCATTCAAGTGCTCTCCCGCCGCACCAAAAATAATCCCGTGCTCATTGGTGAACCGGGTGTAGGTAAAACCGCCATTGCCGAAGGCCTTGCCCAGCGGATTATCAATGGCGATGTGCCAGAATCCTTGAAAAATCGGCGGTTGATCTCCCTTGATCTGGGGAGTTTAGTAGCGGGTGCCAAGTTTCGCGGTGACTTTGAAGATCGCCTCAAGGCGGTTCTCCATGAAGTGACCCATTCCGACGGTCAAATTGTTCTCTTTATTGATGAATTGCACACCGTGGTTGGTGCCGGTGCCAATCAAAACTCCTCAATGGATGCCAGCAACCTCCTGAAGCCGATGTTGGCGCGGGGCGAACTGCGCTGTATTGGTGCCACCACCCTAGACGAGTACCGCAAGCATATTGAGAAGGATGCTGCCCTTGAGCGTCGCTTCCAGCAGGTGTATATTGGCCAACCCAGCGTTGAGGATACGATCTCAATTTTGCGCGGCCTCAAGGATCGCTACGAAATTCACCACAACGTCAAAATTACTGACTCGGCACTGGTGGCAGCGGCGATGCTTTCGGATCGCTATATTAGCGATCGCTTTTTACCCGACAAGGCCATTGATTTGGTAGATGAAGCGGCGGCCAAACTGAAAATGGAAATCACCACCAAGCCTGCTGAACTGGAAGCCCTTGAGCGGCGACTGCGGCAACTGGAGATGGAAAAACTCTCCCTCAAACAGGAAGAAAGTCTGCCCCTGAGCCAAGCGCCACTCCAAGCCACCCGCGATCGCCTGCAGCGCATCGAAGAGGAAATTGCCCAACTGCAACCGCGACAACAGGCCATGCAAGCCCGCTGGCAAGCCGAAAAAGACCTCCTAGAGCGGATCAACAGCCTCAAAGAAGAGGAAGATCAGGTAAAGCTGCAAATCGAGCAAGCGGAGCGGGACTACAACCTCAACAAAGCTGCTCAACTTAAATATGGTCGCCTCGAGACGCTGCAACGGGAATTGGAAAGCACCGAAGCGCAACTCTTGGAACTTCAGGCCGAAGGCGGCACCTTTTTGCGCGATCAAGTTACGGAAGCTGATATTGCCGAAATCGTCTCCAAGTGGACGGGAATTCCACTGCAAAAACTCATGGCCTCAGAACGGCAAAAACTCCTGCAACTGGAACAAGTCCTCCATCAGCGGGTGATTGGTCAAACTGATGCCGTGGCCGCCGTGGCCGCAGCAATTCGCCGAGCGCGAGCCGGCATGAAAGACCCTGCCCGTCCCATTGGTTCCTTTCTCTTTATGGGTCCCACGGGGGTGGGCAAAACAGAACTGGCCCGTGCTCTTGCCGAAGCCCTCTTTGATGATGAAAATGCCCTTGTGCGCATTGATATGTCGGAGTACATGGAAAAACACGCCGTCTCCCGCATGATTGGCGCACCACCGGGGTATGTGGGCTTTGACAGTGGCGGGCAACTGACGGAGGCCATTCGCCGTCGTCCCTATGCCGTGGTTCTGTTTGACGAGGTGGAAAAAGCCCATCCGGAAGTCTTTAATGTGCTCTTGCAGGTGCTCGATGATGGCCGCGTCACTGATTCCCAAGGGCGAACGGTGGACTTCCGCAATACCGTGATCATTATGACCAGCAACTTGGGCAGCGAGCATATTTTAGATTTGGCCGGGGATGACAGTCGCTATGAGGAAATGCGCCAACGGGTACTCCAAAGTGCGCAAAAGTATTTTCGCCCCGAATTTCTCAACCGCATTGATGACTTGATCCTCTTCCATGGCCTAGGGCGGACTGAACTGGCACAGATTGCTCAAATTCAACTGCGACGGGTGGAGAAACTCCTTGCGGATCAAAAAATTCGCCTGCGCCTCACCCCGGCAGCGCTAGATCATTTGGTGGCGGTGGGCTTTGATCCAGTCTATGGGGCACGTCCTCTGAAACGCGCCATTCAACGGGAATTGGAGAACCCCCTCGCCGTGAAGATCCTTGAAGAGGTCTTTGCACCCGGCGATACGATTTTGGTAGATTTGGTCAATGGTGAGTTGACCTTTAGCCCTGCCAACCTCGCAGGTGCAGGCGATCGCGACACCGTCACCGCCTCCTAAGCCTTCAGTAACCGACTCGACAGGAAAGAAGCGTGAAAGTTATTACCATTTATCACAACAAGGGTGGTGTGGGGAAAACTACTGTTGCTGTCAACTTAGCGGCTGCCTTTCGTTGTCGGGAAAAGCGGGTTTTGGTCATTGACATGGACTCTCAAGCCAATACGACCTTTGCCACTGGCTTAATGAGTTTTCTGTTTGAAGAGGAGGATACACTGCGGGATGCTCATATCTTCCATGTGCTCAGATATGCCGATGAGTATCCCATTGAAAAAGTGGTTAGGAAATCCCAGTCTTTTAATCACCCAGAAATTGATGTTGTCCCTGCCCATATTGATTTAGTGAGCATTGAAACCCGTGATCTACTGAAGGAGATTGATGCCATTCATCTACAACTGCTTATGAAGTTAGAAGCACTCAAGGATGCCTACGATATTGTCATCATAGATGCACCGCCAGCTTGGGATCTCTACGCCGAAATTGCCCTGATTGCCTCAGATTATCTAATTATTCCCTCAGATTTTAAGCCCTTTGCCAATCAAGGCCTAAAGTACGTCATGTCGTTTGTGAAAGATATTAATCGACGATTTGCAGACTTGCGGGTCAAGTTGGGTAAAAAACCCTTAGAAATTTTGGGAATTTTGCCCTCAAAAATTCATGGCCAGACCAAGAATTCAAGTAGGTTTATTGCTGTTCAAGAAGCAATTACGAATAAGTATCCTCTGAAAATTCTAGAGACAATTATCACAGAATGTGTTGATTTGTCCAGTAGTCTCAATCGAGTAATTACAGTTGGTGATAGTGAAATACCAGCACCTCAATCTATTTTTCGCTTTAAGCCCAATTCAAATTCGGCTCGTGAATTTAATCATCTAGCAGATGAAATTAATTGGATGACGCAATCCTAGTCAACCCTAAAATGCAATGGTCAATAGCAAACGTATTCAATTGACAGCGATTGAACTGAGCCCTGACCTTGTGCCCGCAGATCAGGGAAGGATCGAGGAACTGGCTAGTTCAATTCTCAAAGCAGGTATCTGTTTTCCACCGCTAGTGGTGCGGCGTTTGGGCGATCGCTTAGCCTGTCATCGCTTCAAACTCTTGTCAGGTCATCAGCAGTATTATGCTGCCCAAAAAGCCAATCTTAAAGAAATCAATGCCCTGATTCTTGAGGAAAACGACACGCCAGAAATAGAAGCTGCCATCCTCAATCAAATTCAGCCTAACTCCGCAATTTCTGAGGTAACAGAAGAACAAAAGCAAGAACAAACTACAGATCCTTTAGCTTTTGACTCACCAGCGAGCAACTTCAACGGAAATCTTACCAAGACACTCCTTCAGCAGCTTCTAGAGCAAAATCAAGCCATTTTTCAGTCCCTAAAAGAAATGGAGGCAGCTCTAGTAAACATCAATGCCAAACTGGATAGCTTACCACTGTCACAAGTGTCACTGTCTACACCAACAACAATGCTATCAGCCTCCTCGGCAGATCGCAACCAACCTCAGTTAAAAATACGCTTGCTTAATCAAGGTTCCGAAGCTGAAATCCAACAGTGGCTTATAAATGCAGGAGTAAGTAAAAAAAGCAGTCGAAAATATATCAAAAAGATTATTGAATCTCGTACTCAATCTCCCTTTCAGTCTCTCATTCATCTTAAAGAAATTTTGAAACTGAAGTCTCAGACCCTTGCAAAACTCGAAAAGTGCCCTGTACCAGCAAGTTTGAGTTTTCCTCTCTAGGCCGTGCCAGTTAACCATTGGCCACCGCATAATCCAACTGTTGCTCCCACAGCAAGGGCGATCGCTGGGTGCCATTTGAGGCGCGTAATCGCTACAAGGGAAAAGACCAAGAGCACGCTATTGAGAATGAGACTGACGGGCTGATCGAGGTGGAGAATGGCAGGCGCAAGGTTAATGGCTGCTGACAACACCATACCCACCACCGCAGGATTGACCCCTGCCAAAAATTGCTTCACCCGTTGGAGATGCTTCACCACTTGATAGTAGTGGGCAAGAGCAAACATCAATAATAGGGAGGGCAAAAATAAGGCCACCGTTGCCAAAAAAGCACCACCAATACCAGCAACACGGAATCCCGCAAAAGTGGCAATGACAGCGATCGGCCCTGGGGTCAATTGACTAATAGCCACACCATCAATAAATTCCTGCTGCGTCAGCCAATGTAACTGATCGATCAACAGTTGTTTCAACACGGGGATCAGGACAAAGCCACCACCAAAGAAAACAATGCCCACTTTGAGGAAGGTAAGCACTAGGGTCAGCCACTGAACGGGTTGAGAAGAGGCAGTGGCCATTTGGGCAGCTTGGTGGGGTAAGGTCTGGATCGCTAGGGGTAAGCCAACGAGGGCGGATTTTTGGGAAGTTTGGAGTTTTGTGGTTTTTGTCGGTGGGCTGAGTTGGAGAATGAGACCAATAATGCCACCACTGCCAAGGATGAGCAAGGGATTAATGTGGGTCAAACTGCCGAGACAGGCCGCAATGGCGATCGCGATCGTTACCGTCGAGCGCACAGACTTTTGCCCCATTGACCAGACTGCTGCCAAGATGATGCCAATGACCACTGGCGTTAGCCCCGCTAGGGCACCTTGCAACGAGGGAATCGTATGAAACCCAAAATAAAGCCAAGATAGTAAAATCACCGCCACCACAGACGGCAGCAGAAAGGTCAGACTACCCAACAGACCACCCCAAAATCCATGGAGGCGATAACCAATAAAGAGCGCCGTATTGACTGGGAACGATCCTAGGATTTGGCTGAGGGCAACCCCGTGCAGAAATTCATCAATGGCCAAGAGCCGCCGTCGCTTAACAAACTCATTTTCCATGAGGGCGATCATGGCAATTCCACCGCCAAAGCCAATACTGCCCAGTTTCAGAAATACAGCGGTCATTTCCCAGAGATTCAGAGGCAGGGGGGACGACGACTTTTCCTCGGACTCCAGCATGGCTTGTTCCCTCGCGATGGCTGTAGCTAATTATATTTTCTTATATTGCCATATAGTTAAACAACAAACAAGAGGGGGTAACGGCAATTGTGGATAAGGTAAAAAATGTGAAACAAACCTTGACAGGGTTTTGGCGCTTAATTTAGGATTTTGGCTAAATTATATTAGCCACAAAACTTCTTGCAAAAATTTAGACTATGCTCGACAAGTTCTCTAAATCACCGACCTACCTAAAGACTATGACCGCTATTGGCATCGTGGGTCTAATTTTTACTCTAATTGAAGAAAAAAGTAGTGAAAAAAAAGGAGATACAACGGCTGTAGAAGAGGCTAGGAAACTAAGGGAGTTTATTACCAAAGCTACAGCACGGAATTTAATTAAATTGCTTTGGAATAATAACAATCCTTAAGAGTTAAGGAACCCTGTCCATCAATCAAGGCGCCAAGTACTGTATCTCTACAGGATCATTGACCTTAAGTCCCAATTCAGCGGCGCGGCCACCCGCCAGCTCTAAAACGGCATCCACGGGAATCCCGGATTCGTAGGTGGGGCAAGGGAGTGTTTGACAAGGGGGAGCTTCGGGGGCGATCGCCACTACTTTACCGTCCCTGAGAAAAATCAAGTCAAGGGGAATAAGGCAGTTCTTCATCCAGAAGCTGGCCACTTGAGGCGGAGAGATGGGAAACAGCATCCCGCGATCGCCCGGCAATTCAGGACGAAACATCAAGCCCAACTGCTGCTGTGCCGGCGTGCGCGCCACTTCCAACTGAATCCATGTATCGTGAATGCGTGCCTTGGCCGTAATGGGTAGATATTGCGGAATGCCGCGAACCATTTGCGGGGGTGCGGCCGGATCCCCTTGGCTCAGACTTTGACAGCCCAGCAGTAACCCCAACGTGACCAATCCCAGAACCAACCCGCGCATCTTACGCTTCACGGAGAACATAGCCCACTCCTCGCACTGTGTGAATTAACCGTTTTTCGCCATCGGGTTCAATCTTCAACCGCAGATAGCGAATATAGACTTCAATGACGTTGGATTCTCCCAAAAAGTCATAGCCCCAGACATTTTCTAAAATTTGCTCACGGGTAAGGACTTCGCGGGGATGCTCCATGAGAAACTTCAGTAGTTCATACTCCTTCATCGTTAGATCGATCGTGCGCCCATTGCGCTCCGCCCGCCGCGTCAAGAGATCAAGGGTCAAATTATCAAATCGCAACACCTCACTTTGGGTGACTGGCGGCTTCAGATAAAGCTGAATCATTTGCAAAAAGGGCTTGGGACTATAGGGCAGCAGTAGGTAATCATCGGCACCCGACTCCAGCACCGCCACCCGATCCTCTAGGCGATCGCTCTCCAGCATCAGTAGAATTGGCAAACTAATCCCCTGCTGGCGCAACCGCTGGCACAACTCCATACTGTTGAGCCGCCCCAAATAGCGGTCCATGATGATCAGGGCAGGCTGCCATTCTGCGCAGGCCAAGTGACATTCCTTTTCCGTTGTTGCAATCACAGGGTCATAGCCTGCGGCTTGGAGGTCTTGCCCCATGCGCTGTGACAAGGGGTTGTCAGCGCAGACCAAAAGTAAACGTGAAGGGGGAGAATTTAGCTCCATCTCAATCATCCCTTATGAAGATCTTACTTTCAGCTTATGCCTTGTGGGAAAATGTTCAAAAATGCGCCCGTAGCTCAGCGGAATAGAGCACTCGCCTTCTAAGCGATTGGTCGTTGGTTCGAGTCCAACCGGGCGCGTCTAACCTGCTATCGTTGATGGGGAGCGTATTGGAGTGCAAGAATCCTCGCAATGAGTCCTAAATATCGCCGCGTATTGCTCAAATTGAGCGGTGAAGCCCTCATGGGCAACCTGAACTACGGCATTGATCCAAAAGTGGTGCAGGCATTTGCCAACGAAATTGCTCAGGTGGTGCAAGCGGGAGTTCAAACTGCCATTGTGGTGGGGGGTGGCAATATCTTTCGCGGTGTGAAAGGAGCGGCTGCTGGCATGGATCGGGCGACCGCAGACTACATCGGTATGATTGCCACCGTTATGAATGCCCTGACCCTGCAGGACGCCCTCGAACAAATGAATGTCCCTACGCGGGTACAAACTGCCATTGCTATGCAGGAGGTAGCCGAACCCTATATTCGTCGTCGTGCCATTCGTCATCTGGAAAAGGGACGAGTAGTGATCTTTGGGGCAGGATCAGGAAATCCCTTTTTTACCACTGACACAACAGCCGCCCT includes:
- the menB gene encoding 1,4-dihydroxy-2-naphthoyl-CoA synthase → MDSVHWQQVHHYTDILYHKTTGIAKITINRPHKRNAFRPQTIVEMSQAFEDARNDPTIGVVLLTGAGPHTDGKYAFCAGGDQSIRGEAGYLDDQGVARLNVLDLQRQIRSLPKVVIALVAGYAIGGGHVLHLVCDLTIAAENAIFGQTGPRVGSFDAGFGASYLARIVGQKKAREIWFLCRQYTAQEALAMGLVNAVVPVEELEAEGIRWAQEILTKSPLAIRCLKAAFNADCDGQAGLQELAGNATLLYYLTEESTEGKNAFLEKRPPNFQQFPWRP
- a CDS encoding Ycf34 family protein — protein: MCICVNCALVDRCTTYYAVEEQHQQPHLTLTPDFDPIEPTININIRTQGEEILLEWDVVGCASFVEEQGRWAKLRPGELIPT
- a CDS encoding TrkA-related ion transporter, which gives rise to MVVDLFWVQPGHPNFFLMLADLPLRLCFVVELFLRFAIARKKQRFFRHYWLDLVAILPMPPQWPLFRLLPLLRLPRASILINRNLHYISPQISGLYGAQISALLIIVLIMLFGGLAFYIIEGTSNPDIETLGDALWYSFFSLVSAEPIGAYPKTHAGRIITLVVVLSGLTLFAVFTGVVSAFMVQRLQSVMSIKNFDLDELRNHIILCGWNRSAPLVLQELQTDPQTRHAPIVIVAELEQLPLSELRRVDQNRLYFYSGDYTRIDVLEKVQIYHASRAILLADTSQPRSDQDRDARTVLAALTMEKLNPTIYTCAQLLDRNNNVQLQAAGVEDVVVADEMAGHLIGNAVRNQGAMDVFAELLTVQVGNQFYRLPLPSTLAGKTFWHAQRHLKEQYDALLVAVERRIEGRRQTEINPPMDYELQGGDYVVVIARQYPQWG
- a CDS encoding SRPBCC family protein, which gives rise to MEIASQVELPFPREHVYRTYRDRLPELVNWMPNVRKIEVQERREQPEILEMVLVWHGGGEIPAAARALLSEAMLSWTDYTHWDDRHYLTRWRIAPHAFTEAIDCQGENQFIAVGDSTIITSRGHLRIDPKRIPGVPSFLAGMIARAVEEYLGQRIEPNFQQLAASVAAFLQAKG
- the clpB gene encoding ATP-dependent chaperone ClpB → MQPTDPTKFTDKAWEAIVKSQDVAREYRSQYLETEHLMIALLREEGLGQLIFERADIDTEWVLKRLMEFAKQQPRVPTGSELYCGRSLDALLDEANRLRQEQEDQFISIEHLVLAFVGDRRIGQRLFRALNCDREQLAATVKAIRGAQKVLDQNPENKYAALEKYGRDLTEAARQGKLDPVIGRDEEIRRVIQVLSRRTKNNPVLIGEPGVGKTAIAEGLAQRIINGDVPESLKNRRLISLDLGSLVAGAKFRGDFEDRLKAVLHEVTHSDGQIVLFIDELHTVVGAGANQNSSMDASNLLKPMLARGELRCIGATTLDEYRKHIEKDAALERRFQQVYIGQPSVEDTISILRGLKDRYEIHHNVKITDSALVAAAMLSDRYISDRFLPDKAIDLVDEAAAKLKMEITTKPAELEALERRLRQLEMEKLSLKQEESLPLSQAPLQATRDRLQRIEEEIAQLQPRQQAMQARWQAEKDLLERINSLKEEEDQVKLQIEQAERDYNLNKAAQLKYGRLETLQRELESTEAQLLELQAEGGTFLRDQVTEADIAEIVSKWTGIPLQKLMASERQKLLQLEQVLHQRVIGQTDAVAAVAAAIRRARAGMKDPARPIGSFLFMGPTGVGKTELARALAEALFDDENALVRIDMSEYMEKHAVSRMIGAPPGYVGFDSGGQLTEAIRRRPYAVVLFDEVEKAHPEVFNVLLQVLDDGRVTDSQGRTVDFRNTVIIMTSNLGSEHILDLAGDDSRYEEMRQRVLQSAQKYFRPEFLNRIDDLILFHGLGRTELAQIAQIQLRRVEKLLADQKIRLRLTPAALDHLVAVGFDPVYGARPLKRAIQRELENPLAVKILEEVFAPGDTILVDLVNGELTFSPANLAGAGDRDTVTAS
- a CDS encoding ParA family protein produces the protein MKVITIYHNKGGVGKTTVAVNLAAAFRCREKRVLVIDMDSQANTTFATGLMSFLFEEEDTLRDAHIFHVLRYADEYPIEKVVRKSQSFNHPEIDVVPAHIDLVSIETRDLLKEIDAIHLQLLMKLEALKDAYDIVIIDAPPAWDLYAEIALIASDYLIIPSDFKPFANQGLKYVMSFVKDINRRFADLRVKLGKKPLEILGILPSKIHGQTKNSSRFIAVQEAITNKYPLKILETIITECVDLSSSLNRVITVGDSEIPAPQSIFRFKPNSNSAREFNHLADEINWMTQS
- a CDS encoding ParB N-terminal domain-containing protein; this translates as MVNSKRIQLTAIELSPDLVPADQGRIEELASSILKAGICFPPLVVRRLGDRLACHRFKLLSGHQQYYAAQKANLKEINALILEENDTPEIEAAILNQIQPNSAISEVTEEQKQEQTTDPLAFDSPASNFNGNLTKTLLQQLLEQNQAIFQSLKEMEAALVNINAKLDSLPLSQVSLSTPTTMLSASSADRNQPQLKIRLLNQGSEAEIQQWLINAGVSKKSSRKYIKKIIESRTQSPFQSLIHLKEILKLKSQTLAKLEKCPVPASLSFPL
- the chrA gene encoding chromate efflux transporter, which produces MLESEEKSSSPLPLNLWEMTAVFLKLGSIGFGGGIAMIALMENEFVKRRRLLAIDEFLHGVALSQILGSFPVNTALFIGYRLHGFWGGLLGSLTFLLPSVVAVILLSWLYFGFHTIPSLQGALAGLTPVVIGIILAAVWSMGQKSVRSTVTIAIAIAACLGSLTHINPLLILGSGGIIGLILQLSPPTKTTKLQTSQKSALVGLPLAIQTLPHQAAQMATASSQPVQWLTLVLTFLKVGIVFFGGGFVLIPVLKQLLIDQLHWLTQQEFIDGVAISQLTPGPIAVIATFAGFRVAGIGGAFLATVALFLPSLLLMFALAHYYQVVKHLQRVKQFLAGVNPAVVGMVLSAAINLAPAILHLDQPVSLILNSVLLVFSLVAITRLKWHPAIALAVGATVGLCGGQWLTGTA
- a CDS encoding DUF192 domain-containing protein, with amino-acid sequence MFSVKRKMRGLVLGLVTLGLLLGCQSLSQGDPAAPPQMVRGIPQYLPITAKARIHDTWIQLEVARTPAQQQLGLMFRPELPGDRGMLFPISPPQVASFWMKNCLIPLDLIFLRDGKVVAIAPEAPPCQTLPCPTYESGIPVDAVLELAGGRAAELGLKVNDPVEIQYLAP
- the nblR gene encoding response regulator transcription factor NblR gives rise to the protein MELNSPPSRLLLVCADNPLSQRMGQDLQAAGYDPVIATTEKECHLACAEWQPALIIMDRYLGRLNSMELCQRLRQQGISLPILLMLESDRLEDRVAVLESGADDYLLLPYSPKPFLQMIQLYLKPPVTQSEVLRFDNLTLDLLTRRAERNGRTIDLTMKEYELLKFLMEHPREVLTREQILENVWGYDFLGESNVIEVYIRYLRLKIEPDGEKRLIHTVRGVGYVLREA